A window of Syntrophorhabdaceae bacterium contains these coding sequences:
- a CDS encoding pyrimidine/purine nucleoside phosphorylase, whose protein sequence is MIKHNEYFEGKVQSLGMDTEAGYATVGIMEPGKYTFSTSSEEHMTVVEGSMRVRLPGKDWQVFGPEETFIVPKDTSFDLEVEADVAYLCFYK, encoded by the coding sequence ATGATAAAGCATAACGAATATTTCGAGGGCAAAGTACAGAGCCTTGGCATGGACACCGAGGCAGGATACGCTACGGTGGGCATCATGGAACCGGGGAAATATACTTTTTCCACCTCTTCTGAAGAGCACATGACCGTGGTGGAGGGCTCCATGCGCGTGAGGCTGCCGGGCAAGGACTGGCAGGTTTTCGGGCCCGAAGAGACCTTTATCGTCCCGAAAGATACCTCCTTCGATCTCGAAGTGGAGGCGGACGTGGCATACCTTTGCTTCTATAAATAA